The proteins below come from a single Streptomyces tubercidicus genomic window:
- the ftsW gene encoding putative lipid II flippase FtsW, whose protein sequence is MTARSAKPATPRPARRPSTARRPRGGRTPGGPRGLHIRLRRAWDRPLTAYYLILGGSLLITVLGLVMVYSASQIKALQSGLAPTFFFRKQLLAAVLGGGLLLAASRMTVRLHRGLAYPLLAVSVFLMCLVQIPGIGVAVNGNQNWISLGGPFQMQPSEFAKLALVLWGADLLARKQDKRLLVQWKHLLVPLIPVAFLLLGLIMLGGDMGTAIILTAILFGLLWLAGAPTRLFVGVLGAATLIGALLIKTSANRMSRLACIGATDPGPGDQCWQAVHGIYALASGGFFGSGLGASMEKWGELPEPHTDFIFAITGEELGLAGTLSVLALFAALGYAGIRVAGRTEDPFVRYAAGGVTTWITAQAVINIGAVLGLLPIAGVPLPLFSYGGSALLPTMFAIGLLIAFARDEPAARAALAMRQPVFGRRQAGVRWKTMRRRVKKRPSGER, encoded by the coding sequence ATGACGGCCCGATCGGCGAAGCCGGCCACGCCGCGTCCGGCGCGCCGGCCCTCCACGGCGCGCAGACCGCGCGGGGGCCGCACCCCGGGCGGCCCCCGGGGGCTCCACATCCGGCTGAGACGGGCCTGGGACCGCCCGCTGACCGCGTACTACCTGATCCTCGGCGGCAGCCTGCTGATCACCGTCCTGGGGCTGGTGATGGTCTACTCGGCGTCCCAGATCAAGGCGCTGCAGTCCGGTCTCGCCCCGACGTTCTTCTTCCGCAAGCAGCTGCTGGCCGCCGTCCTCGGCGGCGGGCTGCTGCTGGCCGCCTCCCGGATGACGGTACGGCTGCACCGCGGGCTGGCCTATCCGCTGCTCGCCGTCTCGGTCTTCCTGATGTGCCTGGTGCAGATTCCGGGCATAGGGGTCGCGGTCAACGGAAACCAGAACTGGATCAGCCTCGGCGGACCTTTCCAGATGCAACCGAGCGAGTTCGCCAAGCTCGCGCTGGTGCTGTGGGGCGCCGATCTGCTGGCCCGCAAACAGGACAAAAGGCTGCTGGTGCAGTGGAAGCATCTGCTGGTGCCGCTGATCCCGGTGGCGTTCCTGCTGCTCGGGCTGATCATGCTCGGCGGTGACATGGGGACCGCGATCATTCTCACGGCGATCCTCTTCGGCCTGCTGTGGCTGGCCGGGGCGCCGACCAGGCTGTTCGTGGGGGTGCTGGGCGCCGCCACCCTGATCGGGGCGCTGCTGATCAAGACCAGCGCCAACCGGATGTCCCGGCTGGCCTGCATCGGAGCGACCGATCCGGGGCCCGGTGATCAGTGCTGGCAGGCCGTGCACGGCATCTATGCCCTGGCGTCCGGCGGATTCTTCGGTTCCGGCCTGGGCGCGAGTATGGAAAAATGGGGTGAACTCCCGGAACCGCACACCGACTTCATCTTCGCCATCACCGGGGAGGAACTGGGTCTGGCGGGGACGCTGTCGGTCCTCGCCCTCTTCGCGGCTCTAGGCTATGCGGGTATCCGCGTGGCCGGACGCACGGAGGACCCCTTCGTACGGTACGCAGCGGGAGGCGTGACCACCTGGATCACGGCCCAGGCCGTGATCAACATCGGTGCGGTGCTCGGCCTGTTGCCGATCGCCGGAGTCCCGCTCCCGCTGTTCTCCTACGGAGGCTCCGCCCTGCTGCCGACGATGTTCGCCATCGGACTCTTGATCGCCTTCGCGCGTGACGAGCCCGCTGCACGGGCGGCGTTGGCCATGCGGCAGCCGGTCTTCGGCAGGAGGCAGGCTGGGGTGAGATGGAAGACGATGAGACGGCGCGTCAAGAAGCGGCCGTCCGGAGAGCGGTGA
- the mraY gene encoding phospho-N-acetylmuramoyl-pentapeptide-transferase yields the protein MKQILFSGMIGLFLTLIGTPLLIKLLAKKGYGQFIRDDGPRTHGSKKGTPTMGGISFILATIIAYAVTKVITSSDPTFSGVLVLFLFAGMGLVGFLDDYIKIVKQRSLGLRAKAKMAGQLIVGIAFAVLSLQFADLRGQTPASDRLSFTQDFGWQIGPVIFVIWALFMILAMSNGVNLTDGLDGLATGASVMVFGAYTFIGIWQHQESCANQITAGPGCYEVRDPLDLAVVASALMGACFGFLWWNTSPAKIFMGDTGSLALGGALAGLAICSRTELLLAILGGLFVLITMSVVIQVGSFRLTGKRVFRMAPLQHHFELKGWSEVLVVVRFWIIQGMCVIVGLGIFYGGWQAAK from the coding sequence ATGAAGCAGATCCTCTTCTCCGGAATGATCGGGCTCTTCCTGACCTTGATCGGCACCCCGCTGCTGATCAAGCTGCTGGCCAAGAAGGGGTACGGGCAGTTCATCCGCGATGACGGCCCGCGGACCCACGGCAGCAAGAAGGGCACGCCCACCATGGGCGGTATCTCCTTCATCCTGGCCACGATCATCGCCTACGCCGTGACGAAGGTGATCACCTCCAGCGATCCGACCTTCTCGGGCGTACTGGTGCTGTTCCTGTTCGCGGGCATGGGCCTGGTCGGCTTTCTCGACGACTACATCAAGATCGTCAAGCAGCGTTCGCTGGGCCTGCGGGCCAAGGCGAAGATGGCCGGCCAGCTGATCGTCGGTATCGCCTTCGCGGTGCTCTCGCTGCAGTTCGCCGATCTGCGCGGGCAGACCCCGGCGTCCGACCGGCTCTCCTTCACCCAGGACTTCGGCTGGCAGATCGGCCCGGTGATCTTCGTGATCTGGGCGCTGTTCATGATCCTGGCGATGTCCAACGGCGTGAACCTCACCGACGGCCTCGACGGCCTCGCCACCGGCGCCTCGGTGATGGTCTTCGGCGCGTACACCTTCATCGGCATCTGGCAGCACCAGGAGTCGTGCGCCAACCAGATCACCGCCGGGCCGGGCTGTTACGAGGTCCGCGATCCGCTCGACCTCGCGGTGGTGGCCTCCGCGCTGATGGGCGCCTGCTTCGGCTTCCTGTGGTGGAACACCTCGCCCGCCAAGATCTTCATGGGTGACACCGGCTCGCTGGCCCTGGGCGGTGCGCTCGCCGGTCTGGCCATCTGCTCCCGTACGGAGCTGCTGCTGGCCATCCTCGGCGGTCTCTTCGTCCTGATCACGATGTCCGTGGTGATCCAGGTCGGCTCGTTCCGGCTGACCGGCAAGCGGGTCTTCCGGATGGCGCCACTCCAGCACCACTTCGAACTCAAGGGGTGGTCCGAAGTCCTTGTGGTGGTGCGGTTCTGGATCATCCAGGGCATGTGCGTCATCGTGGGACTCGGCATCTTCTACGGCGGCTGGCAGGCAGCAAAGTGA
- the murG gene encoding undecaprenyldiphospho-muramoylpentapeptide beta-N-acetylglucosaminyltransferase: protein MHVVLAGGGTAGHIEPALALADALRRQDPTVGITALGTEKGLETRLVPERGYELGLIPAVPLPRKPTPELITVPGRLRGTIKAAEQILERTKADCVVGFGGYVALPGYLAAKRLGVPIIVHEANARPGLANKIGSRYAKFVAVSTPDSKLRGARYVGIPLRRTIATLDRAAVRPEARAAFGLDPNLPTLLVSGGSQGARRLNEVTQAAVPALQRAGIQVLHAVGPKNELPHANNMPGMPPYVPVPYVDRMDLAYAAADMMLCRAGAMTVAELSAVGLPAAFVPLPIGNGEQRLNAQPLVNAGGGLLVDDAQLTPDWVQNSVLPVLADPHRLYEMSRAASEFGRRDADELLVGMVYEAIAQHNK from the coding sequence GTGCATGTCGTACTCGCCGGTGGGGGGACCGCCGGCCACATCGAGCCCGCGCTCGCCCTCGCGGACGCACTGCGGAGGCAGGACCCCACCGTGGGGATCACGGCACTCGGTACGGAAAAGGGCCTGGAGACCCGGCTCGTCCCCGAGCGCGGCTATGAGCTGGGACTCATCCCGGCCGTACCGCTGCCGCGCAAGCCCACCCCCGAACTGATCACCGTCCCCGGGCGGCTGCGCGGCACGATCAAGGCCGCCGAGCAGATCCTGGAGCGCACGAAGGCGGACTGTGTCGTCGGCTTCGGCGGCTATGTGGCGCTGCCCGGCTATCTGGCCGCCAAGCGGCTGGGGGTGCCGATCATCGTCCATGAGGCCAATGCCCGCCCCGGCCTGGCCAACAAGATCGGCTCGCGGTACGCCAAGTTCGTCGCGGTCAGCACCCCGGACAGCAAGCTGCGCGGTGCCCGCTACGTCGGCATCCCGCTGCGCCGCACCATCGCCACCCTGGACCGCGCCGCGGTCCGCCCCGAGGCGCGGGCCGCCTTCGGTCTCGACCCCAACCTCCCGACCCTGCTGGTGTCCGGTGGTTCCCAGGGCGCCCGTCGGCTGAACGAGGTCACCCAGGCCGCCGTTCCGGCCCTGCAGCGCGCCGGGATCCAGGTGCTGCACGCGGTCGGCCCGAAGAACGAACTGCCGCACGCGAACAACATGCCCGGGATGCCCCCCTATGTCCCGGTACCGTACGTGGACCGGATGGATCTCGCGTACGCCGCGGCCGACATGATGCTCTGCCGCGCGGGCGCGATGACCGTCGCCGAGTTGTCCGCCGTCGGGCTGCCGGCCGCGTTCGTCCCGCTGCCCATCGGCAACGGCGAGCAGCGGCTCAACGCCCAGCCGCTGGTCAACGCCGGCGGGGGCCTGCTGGTCGACGACGCCCAGCTGACCCCGGACTGGGTGCAGAACAGCGTGCTCCCGGTCCTGGCCGATCCGCACCGGCTGTACGAGATGTCGCGCGCGGCCTCCGAGTTCGGCCGCCGGGACGCCGATGAGCTGTTGGTCGGCATGGTGTACGAGGCGATCGCGCAGCACAACAAGTAG
- a CDS encoding UDP-N-acetylmuramoyl-tripeptide--D-alanyl-D-alanine ligase, with amino-acid sequence MISLSLAEIASIVGGQQHDIPDDGRRVTGPVVADSRAVGPGALFVAFAGDRVDGHDFAKGAVEAGAVAVLAARPLGVPAIVVDDVVAALGALARAVVARLGTTVVGLTGSAGKTSTKDLIAQLLQRHGPTVWPEGNLNNEIGLPLTALRADETTRHLVLEMGARGVGHIRYLAGLTPPRIGVVLNVGSAHIGEFGGREQIALAKGELVEALPPAEDGGIAVLNADDPYVRSMVPRTRARTILFGEAEEAAVRAENVRLTDLGQPAFTLRTPSGCSDVTMRLYGEHHVSNALAAAAVAHELGMPADEIATALSEAGTLSRWRMEVTERADGVRIVNDAYNANPESMRAALRALVAMGAAGKATGARTWAVLGEMAELGEESLAEHDAVGRLAVRLNVSKLVAVGGREAAWLDMGAKNEGSWGEESVHVSDTRAAVDLLRSELRPGDVVLVKASRSVGLERVAAALLDDGMPGAAGAEGGAASR; translated from the coding sequence GTGATCTCCCTGTCGCTCGCCGAGATCGCGAGCATCGTCGGAGGGCAGCAGCACGACATACCGGACGACGGCCGCCGGGTGACCGGACCGGTCGTGGCGGACTCCCGGGCGGTGGGCCCCGGCGCGCTGTTCGTGGCCTTCGCCGGTGATCGCGTCGACGGCCACGACTTCGCCAAGGGCGCCGTGGAGGCCGGTGCGGTGGCCGTTCTGGCCGCCCGCCCGCTCGGCGTCCCCGCGATCGTCGTCGACGACGTGGTCGCCGCCCTCGGTGCGCTCGCCCGCGCCGTGGTCGCCCGTCTGGGCACCACCGTCGTGGGCCTCACCGGCTCGGCCGGCAAGACCAGCACCAAGGACCTGATCGCCCAGCTGCTGCAGCGCCACGGCCCGACGGTCTGGCCCGAGGGAAACCTCAACAACGAGATCGGGCTGCCGCTGACCGCCCTGAGGGCCGATGAGACCACCCGCCATCTCGTCCTGGAGATGGGCGCCCGCGGCGTCGGCCACATCCGCTACCTCGCCGGGCTGACCCCGCCGAGGATCGGTGTGGTGCTGAACGTCGGCAGCGCGCACATCGGCGAGTTCGGCGGCCGTGAGCAGATCGCCCTGGCCAAGGGTGAACTCGTCGAGGCGCTGCCCCCGGCCGAGGACGGCGGGATCGCGGTGCTCAACGCCGATGACCCGTACGTCCGCAGCATGGTTCCGCGCACCCGGGCCCGCACGATCCTGTTCGGTGAGGCCGAGGAGGCCGCCGTACGTGCCGAGAATGTCCGGCTCACGGATCTTGGTCAGCCCGCCTTTACGCTTCGCACACCCTCCGGGTGCAGCGATGTGACCATGCGGCTGTACGGTGAGCACCACGTGTCGAACGCGCTCGCCGCGGCCGCCGTAGCCCATGAGTTGGGCATGCCCGCAGACGAGATCGCCACCGCGCTCTCCGAAGCCGGCACGCTCTCCCGCTGGCGTATGGAGGTCACCGAGCGCGCGGACGGCGTGCGGATCGTCAACGACGCCTACAACGCGAATCCCGAGTCCATGCGAGCGGCGCTGCGTGCGCTGGTCGCGATGGGCGCAGCCGGCAAGGCGACGGGCGCTCGTACGTGGGCGGTGCTCGGTGAGATGGCTGAGCTCGGCGAGGAGTCACTCGCCGAACACGACGCGGTCGGACGGCTGGCCGTCCGGCTCAACGTCAGCAAGCTCGTGGCAGTCGGCGGCAGGGAAGCGGCCTGGCTCGACATGGGCGCCAAGAACGAGGGTTCGTGGGGTGAGGAGTCGGTGCACGTGTCCGACACGCGGGCAGCGGTCGACCTGTTGCGCAGCGAGCTGCGGCCGGGAGATGTCGTGCTGGTGAAGGCGTCCAGGTCGGTGGGGCTGGAGCGGGTCGCCGCAGCTTTGCTGGATGACGGCATGCCAGGCGCCGCGGGCGCCGAGGGCGGAGCCGCGTCCCGATGA
- the murD gene encoding UDP-N-acetylmuramoyl-L-alanine--D-glutamate ligase produces the protein MTTQGPADFAGQHLTVAGLGVSGISAARALAGLGAHVTVVDGGDGDKQRAAARELTAEGITVRLGDGDTLPEGTELVVTSPGWKPDSPLFAAAAAAGVDVVGDVEIAWRLRGPGAAAWLGITGTNGKTTTVRMLASILAAEGLRTLAVGNIGTPIIDVVLGQGKDGEPPYDVLAVELSSYQLHWAPSVRAHSAAVLNLAPDHLDWHGSMEAYAADKGRIYEGNTVACVYNAADKATEDLVREADVEEGCRAIGFTLGTPGPSQLGVVDGILVDRAFVENRQKQAQELAEVSDIAPGSGTPAPHNIANALAAAALARAFGVRPAAVRDGLRAFHPDAHRIQIVAERDGVTYIDDSKATNTHAAEASLAAYEHIVWIAGGLAKGATFDELVQKSAARLRGAVLIGADRALIREALARHAPDVPVVDLDRTDTGAMSEAVREAARLAEPGDTVLLAPACASMDMFVNYNKRGDAFAEAVGDLTARDH, from the coding sequence GTGACCACCCAGGGCCCGGCGGACTTCGCCGGTCAGCACCTCACCGTCGCCGGCCTGGGCGTGAGCGGCATCAGTGCCGCCCGCGCGCTGGCCGGCCTCGGCGCCCATGTCACCGTCGTGGACGGCGGCGACGGCGACAAGCAGCGCGCCGCGGCGCGGGAACTGACGGCGGAGGGGATCACCGTCCGCCTCGGCGACGGCGACACCCTCCCCGAGGGGACAGAGCTCGTCGTCACCTCGCCCGGCTGGAAGCCGGACAGCCCGCTGTTCGCGGCGGCCGCGGCGGCGGGCGTCGATGTCGTCGGCGATGTGGAGATCGCCTGGCGGCTGCGCGGACCCGGCGCCGCGGCCTGGCTCGGGATCACCGGCACCAACGGCAAGACCACCACCGTGCGGATGCTGGCCTCGATCCTGGCCGCCGAGGGACTGCGCACCCTGGCCGTCGGCAACATCGGCACCCCGATCATCGATGTCGTCCTGGGGCAGGGCAAGGACGGCGAGCCCCCCTACGACGTGCTCGCCGTCGAGCTCTCCAGCTACCAGCTGCACTGGGCGCCCTCCGTACGGGCGCACTCCGCGGCCGTCCTCAACCTCGCCCCCGACCACCTCGACTGGCACGGCTCCATGGAGGCGTACGCCGCCGACAAGGGCCGGATCTACGAGGGCAACACCGTCGCCTGCGTCTACAACGCGGCCGACAAGGCCACCGAGGACCTGGTGCGCGAGGCGGACGTCGAGGAGGGCTGCCGCGCCATCGGCTTCACCCTCGGCACCCCCGGCCCCTCCCAACTCGGCGTCGTCGACGGCATCCTCGTCGACCGCGCCTTCGTGGAGAACCGGCAGAAGCAGGCCCAGGAGCTCGCCGAGGTCTCCGATATCGCCCCCGGCTCCGGGACCCCCGCCCCGCACAACATCGCCAACGCCCTCGCGGCGGCGGCGCTGGCCCGTGCCTTCGGCGTCCGCCCGGCAGCCGTACGCGACGGACTGCGCGCCTTCCACCCGGACGCGCACCGCATCCAGATCGTCGCGGAGCGCGACGGCGTCACCTATATCGACGACTCCAAGGCCACCAACACCCACGCCGCCGAGGCGTCGTTGGCGGCCTACGAGCACATCGTGTGGATCGCCGGCGGCCTCGCCAAGGGCGCGACCTTCGACGAGCTGGTGCAGAAGTCGGCGGCCCGGCTCCGCGGGGCGGTGCTGATCGGCGCCGATCGGGCGCTGATCCGGGAAGCCCTGGCGCGACACGCCCCCGATGTGCCGGTGGTCGACCTCGACCGGACCGACACTGGGGCGATGTCCGAGGCGGTCCGGGAAGCGGCCCGGCTGGCCGAGCCCGGCGACACCGTCCTGCTGGCCCCGGCCTGTGCCTCGATGGACATGTTCGTCAATTACAACAAGCGGGGCGATGCCTTCGCCGAAGCGGTCGGTGACCTGACCGCACGGGATCACTAG
- a CDS encoding peptidoglycan D,D-transpeptidase FtsI family protein has translation MTEPRDPRRVPRPAQRGGRAGGGAGRPPAAKRPAPRPGSRPGPPRQGTRPVRPRSGPPALRLGSPRPRLRLVSLGLTLIMLIFVVRLFQVQAVDAGAFAAKANENRYVPVKLAAERGAITDRNGVDLATTVDAYDITADPSLLARDKTRIDDAPQRAAALLAPILGADKATLAKKLDRPEARYALLARQQSPQVWKKIKDLRTTLDDRAAAAPKNAPRPNVLVGIFADKHSKRLYPNKNLAAGVLGFVNGAGKGGGGLEARLDKQLAGKDGKLVYAQSGGRRVPTADTQEHPAVPGSDVELTLDRDIQWAAQQAITDQVAKSGADRGYVVVQDTRTGEILALANAPGFDPNDVSKADPEALGNAALSDAFEPGSTSKVMSMAAVLEEGAATPATRVTVPNRLHRGDRLFADDVDHETWHLTLNGVLAKSSNIGTILATGQLGRTQPQANQVLYSYLRKFGIGRPTGLGFPGETDGILAKPQDWNTSQQFTIPFGQGLSLNAVQAASVYSTIANGGRRIAPTLVRGSTGPDGHYVRAPQPAKTRVVSPKTAATLATMLESVVDDEEGTGAKAKIDGYRVGGKTGTSNRVDPRTGRYHGYTASFAGFAPADKPRITVYCAVQNPTTGSYFGGQVCGPIYQQVMAFALKTLQVPPTGAKPPRLPVTFTPGQ, from the coding sequence ATGACCGAGCCCAGGGACCCCCGCCGGGTGCCGCGCCCCGCCCAGCGCGGCGGCCGGGCAGGCGGCGGGGCCGGCCGTCCGCCCGCCGCCAAGCGCCCCGCACCCCGGCCCGGCTCCCGGCCAGGACCGCCCCGGCAGGGCACCCGCCCCGTACGCCCCCGCTCCGGGCCCCCGGCACTGCGGCTCGGCAGTCCGCGGCCGCGGCTGCGGCTGGTCTCCCTCGGGCTGACGCTGATCATGCTGATCTTCGTCGTACGGCTCTTCCAGGTGCAGGCCGTGGACGCCGGGGCGTTCGCCGCCAAGGCCAACGAGAACCGCTATGTACCGGTCAAGCTGGCCGCCGAGCGCGGTGCGATCACCGACCGCAACGGCGTGGACCTGGCCACCACCGTCGACGCGTACGACATCACCGCCGACCCAAGCCTGCTGGCGCGCGACAAGACCAGGATCGACGACGCCCCACAGCGGGCCGCCGCGCTGCTCGCCCCGATTCTCGGCGCGGACAAGGCCACCCTGGCCAAGAAGCTCGACCGCCCCGAGGCGCGCTACGCCCTGCTCGCCCGGCAGCAGTCCCCGCAGGTCTGGAAGAAGATCAAGGACCTGCGCACCACCCTCGACGACCGGGCGGCCGCCGCCCCCAAGAACGCGCCCCGCCCCAACGTCCTTGTCGGGATCTTCGCCGACAAACACAGCAAGCGCCTCTACCCCAACAAGAACCTCGCCGCCGGTGTGCTCGGCTTCGTCAACGGCGCCGGCAAAGGCGGCGGCGGGCTGGAGGCGCGCCTGGACAAGCAGCTGGCAGGCAAGGACGGCAAGCTCGTCTACGCCCAGTCCGGCGGCCGCCGGGTGCCCACCGCCGACACCCAGGAGCACCCCGCCGTCCCCGGCAGTGACGTGGAGCTGACCCTCGACCGCGACATCCAGTGGGCGGCCCAGCAGGCCATCACCGACCAGGTCGCCAAATCCGGGGCCGACCGCGGCTATGTCGTCGTCCAGGACACCCGTACCGGGGAGATCCTGGCGCTCGCCAATGCGCCCGGGTTCGACCCCAATGACGTGTCGAAGGCCGATCCGGAAGCACTGGGCAACGCCGCGCTGTCCGACGCCTTCGAGCCGGGGTCGACCAGCAAGGTGATGTCGATGGCCGCCGTCCTGGAGGAGGGCGCCGCCACCCCGGCCACCCGGGTCACCGTGCCCAACCGGCTGCACCGGGGCGACCGGCTCTTCGCCGACGACGTCGACCACGAGACCTGGCATCTGACGCTCAACGGTGTGCTCGCCAAGTCCAGCAACATCGGCACGATCCTCGCGACCGGCCAGCTCGGCAGGACCCAGCCCCAGGCCAACCAGGTCCTCTACTCCTATCTGCGCAAGTTCGGGATCGGCCGGCCGACCGGGCTCGGCTTCCCCGGGGAGACCGACGGCATCCTGGCCAAGCCGCAGGACTGGAACACCTCGCAGCAGTTCACCATCCCGTTCGGCCAGGGGCTGTCCCTCAACGCCGTACAGGCCGCCTCCGTCTACTCCACGATCGCCAACGGGGGCCGGCGCATCGCCCCCACACTGGTCCGCGGCAGCACCGGGCCCGACGGCCACTACGTACGGGCGCCACAGCCCGCCAAGACCAGGGTGGTCAGCCCGAAGACCGCGGCCACCCTGGCCACCATGCTCGAATCCGTGGTGGACGACGAGGAGGGCACCGGGGCGAAGGCGAAGATCGACGGCTACCGCGTCGGCGGCAAGACCGGCACGTCCAACCGGGTGGACCCCAGGACCGGCCGCTACCACGGCTACACCGCCTCCTTCGCCGGCTTCGCCCCCGCCGACAAACCCCGCATCACGGTCTACTGCGCCGTCCAGAACCCGACGACGGGCAGCTACTTCGGCGGCCAGGTCTGCGGCCCGATCTACCAGCAGGTCATGGCCTTCGCGCTGAAAACCCTCCAGGTCCCGCCGACCGGCGCCAAGCCCCCACGGCTGCCGGTCACCTTCACGCCAGGCCAATGA
- a CDS encoding Mur ligase family protein, with protein MTTITPDGTPDGTPVPGNCSSPRPSLRPGPVVPGTLTAVSHADQSPKAQHAEKGGSGTYPGAPRPERVRPTPLADLAEQLGSPAPEAGRPGAADAAQPVMVTGITHDSRAVRPGDVYAALPGARLHGADFVAQAADLGAAAVLTDPSGAERAAATGLPVLVVDNPRARMGALAVSIYGAPGEDLLQIGITGTSGKTTTAYLIEGGLRAAAAQRPEEGGLREAQTDQGGGGRRAGLTGLIGTVETRIGDERIKSERTTPEATDLQALFAVMRERGVRAVAMEVSSHALVLGRVDGCVFDVAIFNNLSPEHMEFHSGMEDYFQAKAQLFTKARSRAGVVNLDDEYGRRLAEGESEVPVTTFSAEGHPDADWRASDVEVGTLGSTFTVHGPDGVTLRAASPIAGPFNVANALAAIVSLVVAGIDPQTAADGVAAVPGVPGRLERIDAGQPYLAVVDYAHKTDAVESVLRALRKVTEGKLHAVLGCGGDRDPHKRAPMGAAVARLADTAVLTSDNPRGEDPLAILATMLAGAAEVPIHERGTVLVEEERAAAIAAAVARAEPGDTVIVAGKGHEQGQDIAGVVRPFDDRQVLRGAIEDSLKSPQSQQSPQPNHQG; from the coding sequence GTGACGACCATCACCCCCGACGGCACCCCCGACGGCACCCCCGTTCCCGGAAACTGCTCCTCCCCACGGCCCTCACTTCGCCCCGGGCCGGTGGTGCCCGGTACGCTCACCGCCGTGTCACACGCTGATCAGTCCCCGAAAGCCCAGCACGCCGAGAAGGGCGGGTCCGGTACGTATCCGGGCGCCCCGCGCCCTGAACGGGTCCGCCCCACCCCCCTGGCGGACCTCGCCGAGCAGCTGGGAAGCCCGGCCCCGGAAGCCGGCCGTCCCGGAGCCGCCGATGCCGCGCAGCCCGTGATGGTCACCGGCATCACCCATGACTCCCGGGCGGTCCGCCCCGGTGACGTCTACGCGGCGCTGCCCGGCGCCCGGCTGCACGGTGCCGACTTCGTCGCCCAGGCCGCCGACCTGGGCGCCGCGGCGGTGCTGACCGACCCGTCGGGCGCCGAGCGTGCCGCCGCGACCGGCCTGCCGGTCCTGGTCGTCGACAACCCGCGCGCACGGATGGGCGCGCTGGCCGTCTCCATCTACGGCGCGCCGGGGGAGGACCTCCTCCAGATCGGCATCACCGGCACCTCCGGCAAGACCACCACCGCCTACCTCATCGAGGGCGGGCTGCGGGCAGCCGCCGCGCAGCGCCCCGAAGAGGGGGGCCTGCGCGAAGCGCAGACCGATCAGGGCGGTGGCGGGCGACGGGCGGGCCTCACCGGCCTGATCGGCACCGTCGAGACCCGTATCGGCGACGAGCGCATCAAGTCCGAGCGCACCACCCCCGAGGCCACCGACCTCCAGGCGCTGTTCGCGGTGATGCGCGAGCGAGGCGTCCGCGCGGTCGCCATGGAGGTCTCCAGCCACGCCCTGGTCCTCGGCCGGGTCGACGGCTGCGTCTTCGACGTCGCGATCTTCAACAACCTCAGCCCGGAGCACATGGAGTTCCACTCCGGCATGGAGGACTACTTCCAGGCCAAGGCCCAGCTCTTCACCAAGGCCCGCAGCCGCGCCGGTGTCGTCAACCTCGACGACGAGTACGGCAGGCGGCTGGCCGAGGGCGAGTCCGAGGTCCCGGTCACCACCTTCTCCGCGGAGGGCCACCCCGACGCCGACTGGCGGGCCTCCGACGTCGAGGTCGGCACCCTCGGCTCGACCTTCACCGTGCACGGCCCGGACGGCGTCACCCTGCGCGCCGCCTCCCCGATCGCCGGCCCGTTCAACGTCGCCAACGCGCTCGCCGCGATCGTCTCGCTGGTCGTCGCCGGTATCGACCCGCAGACCGCGGCCGACGGGGTCGCCGCGGTGCCCGGTGTCCCCGGCCGCCTGGAGCGCATCGACGCCGGACAGCCGTATCTGGCGGTGGTCGACTACGCGCACAAGACGGACGCTGTCGAATCGGTTCTGCGCGCGCTGCGCAAGGTCACCGAGGGCAAGCTGCACGCCGTCCTCGGCTGCGGCGGCGACCGTGACCCGCACAAGCGCGCCCCGATGGGTGCCGCGGTGGCCCGGCTCGCCGACACGGCCGTACTGACCTCCGACAACCCGCGCGGCGAGGACCCCCTCGCGATCCTCGCCACCATGCTCGCGGGCGCCGCGGAGGTCCCCATTCATGAACGCGGCACGGTGCTCGTCGAAGAAGAGCGCGCCGCCGCCATCGCCGCCGCCGTCGCCCGCGCCGAGCCCGGGGACACCGTGATCGTCGCGGGCAAGGGCCACGAGCAGGGCCAGGACATCGCCGGAGTGGTCCGCCCCTTCGACGACCGCCAGGTGCTGCGCGGTGCCATCGAGGACTCGTTGAAGTCACCGCAGTCGCAGCAGTCACCGCAGCCGAACCACCAGGGATGA